The following coding sequences lie in one Planococcus lenghuensis genomic window:
- the tnpC gene encoding IS66 family transposase — MKLSPEEIKAISHSTPEEIEKVLTGLCTYIEKLETKIDQLETRVQDLERQLGTNSRNSSKPPSSDGFRKPKSLRKPGGKHGAPNGHKGHTLKMSATPDEVIVHEPEICTHCSYLLGEVPVHSCKKRQVLDLPVPRLIYTEHQAAAKRCPNCRHEEYGSFPQEVKAPVQYGDGVQAWTAYLNMYQHLPLERICQLFNDLTGHRPSEGTLLASLEKLSDRLEPHEQTIRVRLLDSPVVHADETGMSSDGRRNWLHLISNACWTLYHIHPKRGKEAFDDFGFLTAYKGTVVHDFWASYFNPAYKAAHALCGSHLIRECEGITEYDGHRWAAEMQTLLREALAVKKQATEAGRPVPEESAGAIEFRYDEILENGAGEWRVPPPPKNPGERGKHKKTKSANLAERFVLYKADILRFLRDGQVPFDNNQAERDVRMMKVKSKVSGPFRTEKGAIQFARIRGFISTVRKQGKNLLESLILVNQGRFSF, encoded by the coding sequence ATGAAGCTCAGCCCGGAAGAGATCAAAGCAATCAGTCACAGTACGCCCGAGGAGATCGAGAAGGTCCTGACGGGTCTTTGTACATACATTGAAAAACTGGAGACGAAAATCGACCAACTGGAAACCCGGGTACAGGATCTCGAGCGGCAGCTTGGCACAAACAGCCGCAACAGCAGTAAACCGCCATCTTCCGATGGTTTCCGGAAACCGAAAAGCCTTCGGAAGCCGGGCGGCAAACATGGAGCCCCGAACGGACATAAAGGGCATACGCTGAAGATGAGTGCAACACCGGACGAAGTGATCGTCCATGAGCCGGAAATCTGTACACACTGCAGTTATCTGCTAGGAGAAGTCCCTGTCCATAGCTGCAAAAAGAGACAAGTATTGGACCTGCCGGTCCCCCGCTTAATCTATACCGAGCATCAGGCGGCTGCCAAGCGCTGTCCGAACTGCCGGCACGAGGAGTACGGATCGTTTCCGCAGGAAGTGAAAGCGCCTGTCCAGTATGGGGATGGCGTGCAGGCCTGGACCGCTTACCTGAATATGTACCAGCACCTCCCGCTGGAACGGATCTGCCAGCTGTTCAATGATCTCACGGGCCACCGCCCGAGCGAAGGCACTCTCCTTGCAAGCCTCGAAAAGCTCTCGGACCGGCTGGAACCGCATGAGCAGACAATCCGGGTTCGCCTGCTGGACAGTCCTGTCGTTCATGCGGACGAGACCGGGATGTCGTCCGACGGCCGCAGGAACTGGCTCCATCTCATTTCGAATGCATGCTGGACGCTTTATCACATCCATCCCAAAAGAGGGAAAGAAGCGTTCGATGATTTCGGTTTCCTCACCGCTTATAAGGGGACGGTGGTCCACGATTTCTGGGCCTCCTACTTCAATCCGGCCTACAAGGCAGCGCATGCCCTGTGCGGTTCCCATCTGATCCGGGAATGTGAAGGGATCACTGAATACGATGGGCATCGGTGGGCAGCTGAGATGCAGACTCTCCTGCGGGAAGCACTGGCGGTGAAGAAACAGGCCACAGAGGCCGGAAGGCCGGTCCCGGAAGAATCAGCCGGCGCGATTGAATTCAGGTATGATGAGATTCTGGAAAACGGAGCCGGTGAATGGCGGGTGCCGCCGCCTCCGAAAAACCCCGGTGAGCGCGGAAAGCACAAGAAGACCAAGTCAGCGAATCTTGCCGAGCGGTTCGTTCTGTACAAGGCCGATATCCTGCGGTTTCTTCGGGATGGGCAAGTTCCTTTCGACAACAACCAGGCTGAACGGGACGTGCGGATGATGAAGGTCAAATCAAAGGTTTCCGGCCCTTTCCGCACGGAAAAAGGGGCTATTCAATTCGCCCGGATACGCGGGTTCATTTCCACTGTCCGAAAACAAGGGAAGAACCTCCTTGAATCACTCATTTTGGTGAACCAGGGACGTTTCTCTTTTTAA
- a CDS encoding peptidoglycan DD-metalloendopeptidase family protein gives MLHEKQQNEQSAGGKAVKTAGKKLAKRAAKKALKKAATKAGAKAAAKVALKTGLSLIGKAVAGLVGFVGGPFIIGALIVLAALILIFVAVALLFSIGVEEELNEEAYELKQYIAAAADSTVDMSKPEQIPYKVPPALIIVAMELYDVETGEMTEKETVDIVANALKPEFTYSTRQGSIETKQTVCREDEGCKTTESTTPFEIDVFESVQAWDRSLVNTYEPYFTEWVTTTRVHYEQVKEPKRDEFGKIIPGQFVYRDIKVTTKTKTRAETFVSDTIETMDYSHYDMVLSGEPFNYGQQDKLFVEALYAVTGGEIHYKEWLTGNSLIGFNGTVTPGSSVPSQYMEIYLAAEKAYRVDWYYIAAIHYVETGFSTHPTMISSVGAEGHTQFMPCTWMGWSYLGCKGSNGYVSVSESVKYNPITIDKYGGFGIDADKNGKASPWDIKDAIFATASYLNANGFSKNIDKSIRAYNHSDIYVRDVKAAAARFKTEATYMPGGGDIPALAPGSFMRPAVGRNTSGYGGRYIDGEYSYHYGVDIASGQGTPIVAVADGVVSRAVSGCPPKGYYGSNCGGGWGNHVWVKHTVGGASFEAVYGHFARIGVVQGQIIKQGQFLGGMGTSGSSTGVHLHFELHSPVRSGYRNVLNPTLYIPM, from the coding sequence ATGTTGCATGAAAAACAGCAAAACGAACAATCAGCCGGCGGTAAAGCAGTAAAGACCGCCGGTAAAAAACTGGCAAAACGTGCGGCTAAGAAAGCGTTGAAAAAAGCAGCGACAAAAGCAGGCGCTAAAGCGGCTGCAAAAGTAGCATTGAAAACGGGACTTTCCTTAATTGGAAAAGCGGTGGCAGGACTCGTCGGCTTTGTCGGCGGTCCTTTCATTATCGGTGCGCTAATTGTTCTTGCGGCTCTGATCCTAATATTTGTGGCCGTGGCTTTACTGTTTTCCATTGGCGTAGAAGAAGAGCTTAATGAAGAAGCGTATGAACTAAAACAATACATCGCTGCTGCTGCAGATAGCACAGTGGATATGAGTAAACCGGAACAAATTCCCTATAAGGTACCGCCTGCGTTAATTATTGTGGCAATGGAGCTTTATGACGTGGAAACCGGAGAGATGACAGAAAAAGAGACAGTGGATATCGTTGCCAATGCACTAAAGCCGGAATTTACTTACTCCACCCGGCAAGGGAGCATCGAAACAAAGCAAACAGTCTGTCGGGAAGATGAAGGCTGCAAGACCACTGAATCTACAACTCCATTTGAAATTGACGTATTCGAAAGTGTTCAGGCTTGGGATCGGTCGCTGGTAAATACCTATGAGCCTTACTTCACCGAGTGGGTAACTACTACTCGCGTTCATTACGAACAAGTCAAGGAACCGAAACGGGACGAATTCGGAAAAATAATTCCGGGTCAATTCGTGTATCGGGATATTAAGGTGACCACCAAAACGAAAACAAGAGCAGAAACTTTTGTTTCGGATACGATTGAAACGATGGATTATTCCCATTACGACATGGTGTTGTCCGGAGAGCCATTTAATTACGGCCAGCAGGATAAACTGTTTGTAGAAGCGCTTTATGCAGTCACTGGCGGCGAAATCCATTATAAGGAATGGCTGACCGGAAACTCGCTGATCGGCTTCAACGGAACCGTGACGCCAGGTTCGAGTGTCCCTTCGCAGTACATGGAAATCTATCTCGCCGCAGAAAAGGCGTACCGAGTGGACTGGTACTATATCGCCGCAATTCACTATGTAGAAACCGGATTCAGTACCCATCCGACGATGATCTCGTCAGTCGGAGCAGAGGGCCATACACAATTCATGCCCTGCACATGGATGGGCTGGAGTTACCTGGGCTGTAAGGGTTCAAATGGATATGTAAGTGTTTCTGAATCGGTTAAATATAACCCAATAACCATCGACAAATACGGCGGTTTCGGAATCGATGCCGATAAGAATGGAAAAGCTTCACCATGGGATATCAAGGATGCTATTTTTGCGACCGCTTCCTACTTGAATGCAAATGGCTTTTCCAAAAACATCGATAAGTCGATTCGAGCCTATAACCACTCCGATATCTATGTAAGAGATGTAAAAGCAGCTGCCGCTAGATTTAAGACAGAAGCGACCTATATGCCTGGCGGCGGCGATATTCCAGCATTGGCTCCGGGCTCGTTTATGCGGCCAGCTGTCGGACGAAATACTTCCGGATACGGCGGACGATACATAGATGGCGAGTACAGTTATCATTACGGGGTCGATATTGCCAGCGGACAAGGGACTCCGATTGTAGCGGTCGCTGATGGTGTCGTCTCGAGAGCAGTATCAGGCTGTCCGCCCAAAGGGTATTATGGCAGCAACTGCGGCGGCGGCTGGGGGAATCATGTGTGGGTCAAGCACACAGTCGGCGGTGCCAGCTTTGAAGCGGTATACGGTCACTTTGCAAGAATCGGAGTCGTTCAAGGCCAGATTATAAAGCAAGGCCAATTCCTGGGCGGCATGGGGACAAGCGGCAGTTCAACAGGAGTACACTTGCATTTTGAACTTCATTCCCCAGTGAGATCCGGTTATCGGAACGTTTTGAATCCGACACTATATATTCCGATGTAG
- a CDS encoding VirB4 family type IV secretion system protein: MKKKSRKKQQADSVVELPIDESKLPMNMVADIWDIISPDGLRIDKVSDDYGVMKQSLGTKTFFRPYYVTREGFPRKMQTNWLYSLTSSGEMDLMVHVNKIKKNEAIRMLQKQNTILHSNLAYQAKRGNQDQILDIKTKIADTEVLMEEIQFSDNDAFNVGINFALYADSERELDKYSEYIEDELASKFFTVASTWGRVKRGLRSVTPLSMNEISDSPRNLDRRSLTTFSPFISGSGKFNGGIPLGKNLITGQKEFYNAFGTAENRPENYNMAIFGVSGSGKSLALKLLLSRETTGLAVHSRLIDVEGEFTRIVKRLGGTVVTLAEESSTRINPLAMNVTNIPIDDSTDDEELEMLDNEDQREIVEKNGKRYISFVPIREKINEVLGFFDIICRGKNQEEEGLTVFERNFVEIALKDIFEEFGFTTHPSSLFEDKAKEVNGMIVQSRARKAEPTLTDVYNYLKKHFGEETNCERLLAAIRPFLRDGSKPIFDGQTYLGEEDVDLHSARLVSFNISQMEEGFLRPIAYHVILNYVWEYFIKNVDNEKKKKIVYADEFWTLVDNEQTVSFAEKVARRARKRNAGLRIASQDVQRILESKKARAVIQNAHTVFFLKQNRIDLKLIEENFDLSQGELDTLFQNPDKGEGILRAGRSSIWLKTDPSKEELIFIESNTAHLEEHRKRQRFQNDRYLE; the protein is encoded by the coding sequence CTGAAAAAGAAAAGCCGCAAGAAACAGCAAGCTGATTCAGTTGTGGAGCTGCCGATAGACGAATCGAAACTCCCGATGAACATGGTGGCCGACATATGGGATATTATCTCTCCTGACGGTCTCCGGATCGACAAGGTATCGGATGATTACGGGGTCATGAAACAGTCACTCGGAACGAAGACGTTTTTCCGTCCTTACTATGTGACGCGAGAAGGGTTTCCCCGGAAAATGCAGACCAACTGGCTGTATTCCCTGACTTCGAGCGGTGAAATGGATCTCATGGTTCATGTAAATAAAATCAAGAAAAATGAAGCAATTCGAATGCTGCAGAAACAAAATACGATTCTCCACTCAAACCTGGCTTACCAGGCGAAACGGGGCAATCAGGATCAGATTCTCGATATCAAGACGAAAATCGCAGACACGGAAGTGCTTATGGAAGAAATCCAGTTCAGCGATAATGATGCCTTCAATGTCGGAATCAATTTTGCCCTGTATGCCGACTCGGAACGTGAACTGGACAAATACAGCGAGTACATCGAAGACGAGTTGGCTTCTAAATTTTTCACGGTCGCCTCCACTTGGGGTCGGGTGAAGCGAGGACTCCGGAGCGTCACACCTCTCAGTATGAATGAAATCAGTGACTCTCCGCGCAACTTGGACAGACGGTCACTTACCACATTCTCTCCATTCATCAGCGGCAGCGGGAAATTCAACGGCGGCATACCGCTCGGCAAGAATCTCATCACGGGCCAGAAGGAGTTTTATAACGCCTTTGGTACGGCTGAAAACCGCCCGGAAAACTATAACATGGCCATATTCGGCGTATCCGGTTCCGGTAAGTCCCTTGCCTTGAAACTTCTGCTCTCCCGGGAAACAACCGGTTTAGCCGTACACTCGCGGCTGATCGATGTAGAGGGAGAATTCACCCGAATCGTTAAACGGCTCGGCGGCACAGTCGTCACATTGGCAGAGGAAAGTTCGACTCGGATTAACCCGCTTGCCATGAACGTGACGAATATCCCGATCGATGACAGCACGGACGATGAAGAATTGGAAATGCTCGACAATGAAGACCAGCGCGAAATCGTTGAAAAAAACGGGAAACGCTACATATCCTTCGTGCCGATACGGGAGAAAATCAATGAAGTTCTAGGCTTCTTCGATATTATCTGCCGCGGGAAGAACCAGGAAGAAGAAGGACTGACCGTCTTTGAACGGAATTTTGTCGAGATTGCCTTAAAAGACATATTCGAGGAATTCGGATTTACGACACACCCATCTTCGCTCTTTGAAGACAAAGCAAAAGAAGTAAACGGAATGATCGTCCAGTCCCGCGCCCGGAAAGCAGAACCGACGTTGACGGACGTATACAACTACCTGAAAAAGCATTTCGGGGAAGAGACCAATTGCGAACGTCTCCTGGCTGCCATTCGTCCGTTCCTCCGGGACGGCTCGAAACCAATATTCGATGGTCAGACATATCTAGGGGAAGAAGATGTGGATCTTCATTCGGCAAGGCTGGTGAGTTTCAACATTTCACAGATGGAAGAAGGATTCCTTCGGCCGATCGCTTACCATGTCATTCTCAACTATGTATGGGAATACTTCATCAAGAACGTGGACAACGAGAAAAAGAAGAAAATCGTATATGCCGATGAATTCTGGACACTCGTGGACAATGAGCAGACCGTCTCCTTCGCGGAGAAAGTCGCACGACGGGCGCGGAAACGGAACGCCGGTCTCCGCATCGCTTCCCAGGACGTACAGCGCATACTGGAATCGAAAAAGGCACGGGCGGTTATCCAAAACGCGCATACGGTGTTCTTCTTGAAGCAAAACCGAATTGACCTGAAGCTCATTGAGGAAAACTTCGATTTGTCGCAGGGGGAACTCGATACCCTGTTCCAGAATCCGGATAAAGGGGAAGGCATACTCCGGGCTGGCCGTTCCTCTATTTGGCTGAAGACCGATCCTTCTAAAGAAGAACTGATCTTCATCGAAAGCAACACGGCGCATTTGGAAGAGCACCGGAAACGGCAGCGATTCCAAAACGATCGCTACTTAGAGTAA
- a CDS encoding PrgI family mobile element protein: MRVSKVPIDMSSEQKEIMGVVSKRQLTYLLVSGILLYTYIPPVFTLFNVFGWIVGASVALISALPVVFAVIFFAFFKVEKYNMNRDYFYWIKFQRKTQYGSWRKGRE, translated from the coding sequence ATGCGCGTCTCTAAAGTACCCATTGATATGTCCAGTGAGCAAAAAGAAATTATGGGCGTGGTTTCCAAACGGCAGCTGACGTACCTTCTTGTGAGCGGAATTTTGCTCTACACCTATATTCCTCCGGTATTTACCCTCTTTAATGTATTCGGCTGGATTGTTGGTGCGAGTGTCGCCCTCATCAGCGCATTGCCCGTCGTCTTCGCCGTCATCTTCTTCGCATTTTTCAAAGTAGAGAAGTACAACATGAACCGCGATTACTTCTATTGGATCAAGTTCCAGCGTAAGACTCAATATGGCAGCTGGCGAAAGGGGCGAGAATAA
- a CDS encoding pilin — protein MISKAKSTIAYSLAAVSMFAMASAASANVQDAMTNAGITGTGQTDGLFEDLTNVVYLLMGVGGIWAVAFVVIGGMLLAGSSGNPQKRGQGIAALATASAGIFVIYKAYDIAGWATGIAN, from the coding sequence ATGATTTCAAAGGCAAAATCAACAATCGCCTACAGCCTTGCAGCTGTGTCCATGTTCGCTATGGCATCGGCCGCATCTGCGAATGTGCAGGACGCGATGACAAATGCAGGCATCACTGGTACAGGACAAACGGATGGTCTCTTTGAAGATCTTACGAATGTCGTATATCTCCTCATGGGAGTCGGCGGGATTTGGGCGGTTGCCTTCGTTGTAATCGGCGGCATGCTTCTGGCAGGTAGCTCAGGGAATCCGCAAAAGCGCGGACAGGGGATTGCAGCACTCGCTACGGCATCTGCTGGAATCTTCGTTATTTACAAAGCCTACGATATCGCCGGCTGGGCAACAGGCATTGCTAACTAA
- a CDS encoding DUF3854 domain-containing protein → MRGTLRRTRLKDWYEVTKEACPICHKSGGCMIHADGNRVVCIRIESKKVFSKQFTSWLHFLKEPVRVNTEDMEDYLPAQPKAPITQLNAVYSALLDNIRLEENHYAQLTGESRGLTDSEVAIREYRSFPRKPWVVTKQLEHYVDAEAFHGTPGFYTNRYGWTIAGMQGLLIPYRNERNQIGGFQVRVDEPGLKAVLAGSFKDKVTAEIIERPNRVQVKINGEVYKETCLEEGERLDIQELRNYGVVTLKKGQRYFWVSSANKENGTGAGNPMPVHVAVPVAKLKDWQEGTPHRAKSVGITEGALKADIAVEHMARLHRAGKLELTEESPTMLALPGVNTWMNILPMLETMGTEEVTIYFDMDMLSNPDVLRATKQMLIKLKEEGYKVNLSMWSEEDGKGIDDVFLQGKFPQIKQV, encoded by the coding sequence ATGAGAGGGACACTCAGACGAACAAGATTGAAAGACTGGTATGAAGTGACAAAAGAAGCTTGTCCAATCTGCCACAAGTCGGGGGGCTGTATGATCCATGCAGACGGCAACCGTGTGGTCTGTATTCGGATAGAGAGCAAAAAAGTCTTCTCGAAGCAATTTACATCATGGCTCCATTTCCTGAAAGAGCCGGTTCGTGTGAACACCGAGGACATGGAAGACTATTTGCCGGCACAGCCAAAGGCGCCCATTACGCAGCTGAATGCGGTCTATTCCGCCCTGCTGGATAATATCAGGCTCGAAGAAAACCATTATGCTCAGTTAACAGGCGAAAGCCGGGGGCTGACAGATTCGGAAGTGGCGATTCGTGAATACAGGAGTTTTCCCAGGAAACCATGGGTAGTTACGAAACAGCTGGAACATTATGTGGATGCGGAAGCATTTCATGGGACTCCTGGGTTTTACACTAACCGCTATGGCTGGACGATCGCCGGTATGCAAGGGCTTCTGATTCCGTACCGAAATGAACGAAACCAAATTGGCGGCTTTCAGGTACGTGTGGATGAACCAGGCTTGAAAGCGGTACTGGCTGGGAGCTTTAAAGATAAAGTGACCGCCGAAATCATTGAACGTCCGAACCGGGTGCAGGTGAAGATCAACGGTGAGGTCTACAAAGAAACTTGCCTTGAAGAAGGTGAAAGGCTGGATATTCAGGAGCTTCGCAACTACGGCGTGGTTACATTGAAAAAAGGACAGCGGTACTTCTGGGTCTCCAGTGCAAATAAAGAGAACGGAACCGGCGCTGGCAATCCGATGCCCGTTCATGTGGCCGTTCCCGTTGCCAAACTGAAAGACTGGCAGGAGGGGACGCCGCACCGGGCAAAATCCGTCGGTATTACGGAAGGCGCGCTGAAAGCGGATATCGCGGTTGAGCATATGGCCCGCCTGCACCGTGCCGGTAAACTGGAACTGACGGAGGAATCACCGACCATGCTGGCACTGCCCGGCGTGAATACTTGGATGAATATACTTCCGATGCTTGAGACGATGGGGACGGAAGAAGTCACCATTTACTTCGATATGGATATGCTGTCGAATCCGGATGTGTTGAGGGCAACGAAGCAAATGCTTATCAAACTGAAGGAAGAGGGGTATAAAGTGAACTTGTCCATGTGGAGTGAGGAAGATGGAAAAGGCATTGATGATGTTTTTCTCCAAGGGAAATTCCCGCAGATCAAGCAAGTGTGA
- a CDS encoding DUF4258 domain-containing protein, with translation MEMKIIKKRLMQGKMMMSDHVGERMAKRGYTRKDLISCILQGELTETQYYNRRFGFVIEGFDADDSPMVVIVGFGKIKGTMKIITAMPPIADKFKRVI, from the coding sequence ATGGAGATGAAGATAATCAAAAAAAGACTCATGCAGGGCAAAATGATGATGTCCGACCATGTGGGCGAACGAATGGCGAAACGCGGCTATACCCGAAAAGATCTCATCAGCTGCATTCTCCAGGGCGAATTGACCGAAACGCAATACTATAACCGGCGATTTGGCTTCGTGATTGAAGGGTTTGATGCGGATGATTCACCGATGGTCGTCATTGTGGGCTTTGGCAAAATCAAAGGAACGATGAAAATCATCACGGCCATGCCGCCGATTGCTGACAAATTCAAACGGGTCATTTAA
- a CDS encoding Rad52/Rad22 family DNA repair protein: MEERTIMETLKAPFQPSEIEWRVQSATRNQNGVRLLVVPYITARGIMDRLDAILGAQWTSTFQQMKIAGKEGFGCSLSIKIGDEWITRTDGAEVSDIESIKGGHSNALKRAAVQWGVGRYLYDLPKFWVPLKDRGNNYVNGKFKISGKDEYLKGGFDDPQLPKEFLPADFKYSNSQGNSQQQQSQQPPQRPSQGKPSGQQPSASNQPPASQGTDPKLAVTQLLTDLQVKREHVEHLFHRAIGQKMTVGQATTEQLRELYKALYPVRTYLNFCHQAGLSMEKALYFAQITVREPLNEPHNLFFKMNKSIADRTIEMIKEDMAQQQPA; the protein is encoded by the coding sequence ATGGAAGAAAGAACAATTATGGAGACACTGAAAGCACCATTTCAGCCTAGCGAGATCGAGTGGCGCGTGCAGTCCGCTACAAGGAATCAAAACGGAGTCAGGCTTCTGGTGGTCCCGTACATTACTGCAAGAGGGATTATGGACCGTCTGGATGCCATACTTGGCGCCCAATGGACTTCAACCTTCCAGCAGATGAAAATCGCCGGAAAAGAAGGGTTCGGTTGTAGCCTGTCCATCAAGATTGGGGACGAATGGATTACCCGGACAGATGGCGCGGAAGTATCGGATATCGAAAGCATCAAAGGCGGACACAGCAATGCGCTCAAGCGTGCAGCTGTTCAGTGGGGAGTCGGCCGTTATCTTTACGACCTCCCGAAATTCTGGGTTCCGCTGAAAGACAGAGGAAATAACTACGTCAACGGTAAATTTAAGATCAGCGGAAAAGACGAGTACCTAAAAGGGGGCTTTGATGACCCGCAACTGCCGAAAGAGTTTTTGCCGGCGGATTTCAAGTACAGCAATTCACAGGGAAATTCACAGCAACAACAGTCACAGCAACCGCCGCAGCGACCGTCACAGGGTAAACCTTCCGGTCAGCAGCCTTCTGCGTCGAATCAGCCGCCTGCTTCGCAAGGCACTGATCCGAAACTGGCCGTGACCCAACTGCTGACAGACCTGCAAGTGAAACGGGAACACGTGGAGCATCTGTTCCACCGAGCAATCGGTCAAAAAATGACAGTCGGCCAGGCAACCACAGAACAGCTCCGCGAGTTATACAAAGCCCTCTATCCAGTACGGACCTACCTCAACTTCTGCCATCAGGCGGGATTGAGCATGGAAAAAGCTTTGTATTTCGCCCAAATCACCGTGAGAGAGCCGCTCAATGAGCCGCATAACCTTTTCTTCAAAATGAACAAGAGCATAGCGGACAGAACAATCGAGATGATCAAAGAGGATATGGCGCAGCAACAGCCAGCCTAA
- the dnaN gene encoding DNA polymerase III subunit beta, with product MKFTVKKEVLVDAFAKIGKVLSNKTTIPVLRGVKVEARADCILLTASDASESIIHRIPADPGKAVIELEGEAVFKREALEVASKLSGDITYELEEDTLHVTQAKTKLDFSTMPATDFPKIPTTNSKPISLTGQQFSDLIARTVYAVSKSEVRPVLTGVNLSFGKELQAVSTDSHRLSKVTIPLETEMEEICITVPGKMLEHALKAFDLSQNVFLTAEQNQIAMVNGNTIYLSRLIDGQYPATDRLIPTDFKHEMTASTEELKDTLTLLATLSKEGVVKMEVDGMFVKFQSRSETSKGEREIAYHEYTGEEGFAISYSTVFLLDALKRVESDSVKLKFVDPMRPFIVEGLDGTDQTQLILPVRTY from the coding sequence ATGAAATTCACCGTTAAAAAAGAAGTCCTTGTTGACGCATTCGCCAAAATCGGAAAAGTTCTTAGCAACAAAACCACAATTCCGGTATTGCGTGGTGTGAAAGTCGAAGCGAGAGCGGATTGTATTCTACTGACGGCGAGTGATGCTTCCGAAAGCATCATCCACCGCATTCCTGCAGATCCGGGCAAGGCGGTTATCGAATTGGAAGGTGAAGCTGTTTTCAAACGTGAAGCCCTTGAAGTGGCGTCCAAGCTCAGTGGTGATATTACATACGAACTGGAAGAGGACACCCTTCATGTGACACAGGCGAAGACGAAGTTGGACTTCTCCACGATGCCGGCAACGGACTTTCCGAAAATCCCGACGACGAACAGCAAGCCGATTTCACTTACCGGCCAGCAGTTTTCTGACCTGATTGCCCGTACAGTTTATGCGGTATCAAAAAGCGAAGTGCGCCCAGTGCTGACAGGTGTGAACCTGAGCTTCGGCAAAGAGCTCCAGGCGGTATCGACGGATAGCCACCGGCTGTCGAAAGTCACCATTCCGCTTGAAACCGAGATGGAGGAAATCTGCATCACGGTTCCTGGAAAAATGCTCGAGCACGCGCTAAAAGCGTTCGACTTGTCGCAAAACGTCTTCTTGACCGCGGAACAGAACCAGATCGCCATGGTTAACGGCAACACCATCTACTTATCACGACTCATTGATGGCCAGTACCCGGCAACCGACCGACTGATTCCGACCGATTTCAAACACGAGATGACGGCGAGCACAGAAGAACTGAAAGACACATTGACCCTGCTTGCTACCCTGTCCAAAGAAGGCGTAGTGAAAATGGAAGTGGACGGCATGTTTGTTAAATTCCAATCCCGAAGTGAAACATCCAAGGGGGAGCGGGAAATTGCCTACCACGAATACACAGGAGAGGAAGGGTTTGCGATTTCCTATTCAACGGTTTTCCTGCTGGATGCGCTGAAGCGTGTCGAAAGCGATTCCGTGAAACTGAAATTCGTTGACCCGATGCGGCCATTCATTGTGGAAGGCTTAGACGGAACGGATCAGACGCAATTGATCCTGCCTGTCCGCACATACTAA